In Paenacidovorax monticola, the genomic window CGGCCAGCGGATTGCCGTCGACCAGCATGAAAGGCGGCACGTCCTGCGACACGGCGCTGGCAAAGCCGACCATGGCATGGGCGCCGACCGAGACAAACTGGTGGATGCCGGTGAGCCCGCCGATCGTGACCCAGTCGGCAAGGTGCACATGGCCGGCCAGCGTGGTGTTGTTGGCCAGCGTGGTGTGGTTGTCGACCCGGCAGTCGTGCGCGATGTGCGTGTACGCCATGATCCAGTTGTCGCTGCCCACGCGCGTGATGCCCCCCGCCCCGGGCACGCCGAGGTTGAAGGTGCAGAACTCGCGGATCACGTTGCGGTCGCCGATGACGAGCTCGGTCGGCTCGCCCGCGTACTTCTTGTCCTGCGGCACCGCGCCCAGGGACGCGAACTGGAAGATGCGGTTGTCTTCGCCGATGGTCGTGCGGCCCTCGATCACGCAGTGCGCCCCCACCGCGGTGCGGGCACCGATCGTGACATGGGGACCGATCACCGCATAGGGCCCCACGGTGACGGTGGGGTCGATGCGGGCCGCCGCATCGACGATGGCGGTGGGATGGATGAGACTGCTCACGGCCAGCGCTGCATCAGCCCACGCTGCGCATGGTGCACATGAGCTCGGCCTCGCAGGCCACTTCGCCGCCCACGCTGGCGACGCCCTTGAACTTCCAGATGCCGCCGCGCACGCGGTCGATCGTGATCTCGAGCAGGAGCTGGTCGCCCGGCTCCACGGGCCGCTTGAAGCGCGCACCGTCGATGCCGACGAAGTAGTAGATGTTGTTCTCGTCGGGCACCTTGCCCATCGCATCGAACGCCAGCAGGCCAGCCGCCTGGGCCAGGGCCTCCAGGATCAACACGCCCGGCATGACGGGACGCCCCGGGAAATGGCCCGTGAAGTAGGGCTCGTTGAACGTGACGTTCTTGATCGCCCTGATGCGCGTGTTGCTCTCAAGCTCGATCACCTTGTCCACCAGCAGGAAGGGGTAGCGGTGGGGCAGTTGCTTGAGAATTGCGTGAATATCCATCATCGAGTTCCGTTTTCTTGTGCTGCTTTCAACGCCTGTTCCAGCGCCTTGATGCGCTCACGCAGGCCATGCAGTTGCTTGAGTGTCGCAGCGTTCTTTTCCCATTTCGCATTCTCGTCGATGGGGAACATGCCAGTGTACAAGCCAGGCTGGGTCAGCGAGCGAGTGACCACCGTGGCTGCGGAAATGTGCACGTTATCGGCCAGCGCCAGATGGCCCAGCACGATCGCGCCGCCCCCCACCGTGCAGTGCGCGCCGATGGTGGCGCTGCCCGCCACGCCCACACAGCCGGCCATGGCCGCATGGCGGCCGACACGCACGTTGTGGCCGATCTGGATGAGGTTGTCGAGCTTGACGCCCTCCTCGATCACCGTGTCCTCCAATGCGCCCCGGTCGATGCAGGTGTTGGCGCCGATCTCCACGTCGTCGCCGATGCGCACGGCACCCAGTTGCTCGATCTTGACCCAGGCGCCGCTCTCGGGCGCGAACCCGAAGCCGTCGGCACCGATCACCACGCCCGCATGCAGGATGCAGCGCGCGCCCACCTGGCAGTTCTCGCCCACCGTCACGCGGGACTTGAGCACCGTGCCCGCACCAATGCACGCGCCGCGCTCCACCACGCACAGCGGACCGATGGTCGCGGTGGGGTCCACCTCGGCCGATGGGTCCACCACGGCACTCGGGTGCACGCCCACGGGCATGGCGGGCGCGTGGCGCTGCTTCCACAGCTGCGTGGCCCGCGCGAAGTAGACATAGGGGTTGTCCGCCACGATGCAGGCCCCCCGCGCGACGGCCGCATCGCGCAGGGCCGGCGCCACAATGACACAGGCCGCCTTGGAGGCGGCCAGTTGCTGTTGATAGCGGGGGTTGCTGAGAAAACTCAGGTCCCCCGGGCCGGCAGACTCGAGCGGAGCGATGCGGGAGATCTCGACCTCCCGCGCACCACCTTCGAGCGTGCCGCCCAGCGCATCAACGATCTGCCCCAGCAGCAAACTCACGCTCCGCGCCCATTTACTTGGTGGCGGCGTTCAGCGCCTTCAGCACCTTGTCGGTGATGTCGTACTTGGGGTTGATGTAGACGGCCTCTTGCAGGATCACGTCGTACTTCTCGGCCTCAGCGACCTGCTTGACCACCTTGTTGGCACGATCGAGCACCTGGGCCAGCTCTTCGTTCTTGCGCGAGTTCAGGTCTTCCTGGAATTCGCGGCGCTTGCGCTGGAAGTCGCGGTCCTGTTCCACGAGCTGGCGCTGGCGCGTATTGCGCTGGCTTTCGGCCATGGTGGGGGCTTCACGCTCGAACTTCTCGGACGCGGCCTTCAGGCTGTTGCCTTGGTCCACCAGTTCCTTCTCGCGCTTGGAGAACTCCTGCTCCAGCTTGGCCTGCGCCGCCTTGGCGGTGTTGGCTTCGCGGAAGAGACGGTCGGTATTGACGAAACCGGCCTTGAACTCCTGAGCTTGCACGGCAAACGCCATGGAACCCAGCAGGACGGCCAGGGTGAAATGACGGGAAAGGGATTTCATTAGAACGAGGTTCCGATCTGGAATTGCAGTTTCTGGATTTTATCGCCAGCTTGTTTGCGCACGGGCTGGGCGAAGGCAATGCGCAGCGGACCGAGCGGAGAAATCCAGCTCAGACCCAGGCCCGCGGA contains:
- the lpxA gene encoding acyl-ACP--UDP-N-acetylglucosamine O-acyltransferase; amino-acid sequence: MSSLIHPTAIVDAAARIDPTVTVGPYAVIGPHVTIGARTAVGAHCVIEGRTTIGEDNRIFQFASLGAVPQDKKYAGEPTELVIGDRNVIREFCTFNLGVPGAGGITRVGSDNWIMAYTHIAHDCRVDNHTTLANNTTLAGHVHLADWVTIGGLTGIHQFVSVGAHAMVGFASAVSQDVPPFMLVDGNPLAVRGLNIVGLRRRGFSAERLAAIKQMHRLLYRQGLTLEATRSAIAELHSEEAADDIALMLSFIDQSTRGLAR
- the fabZ gene encoding 3-hydroxyacyl-ACP dehydratase FabZ; amino-acid sequence: MMDIHAILKQLPHRYPFLLVDKVIELESNTRIRAIKNVTFNEPYFTGHFPGRPVMPGVLILEALAQAAGLLAFDAMGKVPDENNIYYFVGIDGARFKRPVEPGDQLLLEITIDRVRGGIWKFKGVASVGGEVACEAELMCTMRSVG
- the lpxD gene encoding UDP-3-O-(3-hydroxymyristoyl)glucosamine N-acyltransferase, with the translated sequence MSLLLGQIVDALGGTLEGGAREVEISRIAPLESAGPGDLSFLSNPRYQQQLAASKAACVIVAPALRDAAVARGACIVADNPYVYFARATQLWKQRHAPAMPVGVHPSAVVDPSAEVDPTATIGPLCVVERGACIGAGTVLKSRVTVGENCQVGARCILHAGVVIGADGFGFAPESGAWVKIEQLGAVRIGDDVEIGANTCIDRGALEDTVIEEGVKLDNLIQIGHNVRVGRHAAMAGCVGVAGSATIGAHCTVGGGAIVLGHLALADNVHISAATVVTRSLTQPGLYTGMFPIDENAKWEKNAATLKQLHGLRERIKALEQALKAAQENGTR
- a CDS encoding OmpH family outer membrane protein produces the protein MKSLSRHFTLAVLLGSMAFAVQAQEFKAGFVNTDRLFREANTAKAAQAKLEQEFSKREKELVDQGNSLKAASEKFEREAPTMAESQRNTRQRQLVEQDRDFQRKRREFQEDLNSRKNEELAQVLDRANKVVKQVAEAEKYDVILQEAVYINPKYDITDKVLKALNAATK